The Pseudomonas wenzhouensis genome has a segment encoding these proteins:
- a CDS encoding TrkH family potassium uptake protein yields MALPTLRIIGFIIGIFLITLAISMAIPMLTLLIFEQPQDLYAFLWSSLITLIAGLALVIPGRPENAQLRPRDMYLLTTGSWIVVCFFAALPLMLIAHISYTDAIFETMSGITTTGSTVLVGLDALSPGILIWRSLLHWLGGIGFIGMAIAILPLLRVGGMRLFQTESSDWGEKVMPRSHMAAKYLLLIYLALTLLGSLAFWAAGMTPFEAINHAMASISTGGFSTSDASLAHWPQPAVHWTAVVLMLLGGMPFMLYVAFVRGNRQALFRDHQVRGFIGFLLLTWLVFGTWLWLNSNYAWLEAFRIVAVNVTSVVTTTGFALGDYTTWGSFAVLLFFYLTFVGGCSGSTAGGLKIFRFQVAYVLLKANLMQLVHPRAVIRQQYNNHNLDEEIVRSMITFSFFFTITIGVLALALTLVGLDWMTALTGAATAVCNVGPGLGPIIGPAGNFASLPDSAKWLLSLGMLLGRLEILTVLVLITRSFWKH; encoded by the coding sequence GCCGACGCTGCGCATCATCGGTTTCATCATCGGCATATTCCTGATTACCCTGGCGATCAGCATGGCCATTCCCATGCTGACGCTGTTGATCTTCGAACAACCGCAGGACCTCTACGCCTTTCTCTGGTCCAGCCTGATCACCCTGATCGCCGGCCTTGCCCTGGTGATTCCTGGTCGCCCCGAAAACGCCCAGCTGCGCCCGCGCGACATGTACCTGCTGACGACCGGCAGCTGGATCGTGGTCTGCTTTTTCGCCGCTCTGCCGCTGATGTTGATCGCTCACATCAGCTACACCGACGCCATCTTCGAGACCATGTCCGGCATTACCACCACCGGCTCGACCGTGCTGGTTGGTCTGGACGCTCTCTCACCCGGCATTCTGATCTGGCGCTCACTGCTGCACTGGCTCGGCGGCATCGGCTTCATCGGTATGGCCATTGCCATCTTGCCGCTGCTACGCGTCGGCGGCATGCGCCTGTTCCAGACCGAATCCTCGGACTGGGGCGAGAAAGTGATGCCGCGCTCGCACATGGCCGCCAAGTATCTGCTGCTGATCTACCTGGCCCTGACGCTGCTCGGTTCACTGGCATTCTGGGCAGCCGGGATGACGCCTTTCGAGGCGATCAACCACGCCATGGCCTCGATTTCCACCGGTGGCTTTTCCACCTCCGATGCATCACTGGCGCACTGGCCACAGCCGGCCGTGCACTGGACGGCCGTGGTGCTGATGCTGCTCGGTGGTATGCCCTTCATGCTCTATGTCGCCTTCGTGCGCGGCAATCGCCAGGCGCTGTTCAGGGATCATCAGGTACGCGGCTTCATCGGTTTCCTCCTGCTGACCTGGCTGGTCTTCGGCACCTGGCTATGGCTGAACTCGAATTACGCCTGGCTCGAGGCTTTTCGCATCGTTGCCGTCAACGTCACCTCGGTGGTCACCACCACAGGCTTCGCCCTCGGCGATTACACCACCTGGGGCAGCTTTGCTGTCTTGCTGTTCTTCTACCTGACCTTCGTTGGCGGCTGCTCCGGCTCCACGGCTGGCGGTCTGAAGATCTTCCGCTTCCAGGTCGCCTACGTCCTGCTCAAGGCCAACCTGATGCAGCTGGTGCACCCGCGTGCAGTGATCCGGCAGCAGTACAACAACCACAATCTGGATGAAGAGATCGTCCGCTCGATGATTACCTTCTCCTTCTTCTTCACCATCACCATCGGCGTGCTGGCCCTGGCGCTGACCCTGGTTGGCCTGGACTGGATGACCGCGCTGACCGGCGCCGCCACTGCAGTGTGCAACGTCGGCCCGGGTCTTGGCCCGATCATCGGCCCGGCCGGCAACTTCGCCAGCCTGCCGGATTCGGCCAAATGGCTACTGAGCCTGGGCATGCTACTCGGCCGCCTGGAAATTCTGACCGTGCTGGTCCTGATCACCCGCAGCTTCTGGAAACACTGA
- a CDS encoding AraC family transcriptional regulator gives MNERTTSSSWALAIVQALELGGVDCLSLFAELGMDYAALSDPDARFPQDGMTRLWQRAVALSGNPAIGLNMAKVVRPASFHVVGYALMSSRNLREGFARLVRYQRIIGEGADLSFLAQPDGYALTLVIHGDRLPSARQSAEASLAYCLAFCRWLTGKPIRPREIRLQGPPPADLAPYQEVFQAPLTFNAEQHALIFTRADLEAPLPSANEALAQLHDGFAGDYLARFCSSRVTRQARQVLCRLLPQGEPRREVVAQTLHLSQRTLQRRLQEEGTSYQQLLDDTRRELAEQYLGRADLTLLEVAYLLGFADPSNFFRAFRRWFGATPGEYRSRRGLGD, from the coding sequence ATGAACGAAAGAACCACATCTTCCAGCTGGGCATTGGCCATCGTACAGGCGCTGGAGCTGGGCGGGGTCGACTGCCTCAGCCTGTTCGCTGAACTGGGTATGGACTACGCAGCCCTGAGCGACCCCGACGCACGCTTCCCGCAGGACGGCATGACCAGGCTGTGGCAGCGCGCCGTGGCGCTGTCCGGCAATCCGGCCATTGGTCTGAACATGGCAAAGGTGGTGCGGCCGGCGTCCTTTCATGTGGTCGGTTACGCGTTGATGTCCAGTCGCAATCTGCGCGAAGGTTTCGCGCGCCTGGTGCGTTATCAGCGCATCATCGGCGAGGGCGCGGATCTGAGCTTCCTGGCGCAGCCTGATGGCTATGCGCTGACGCTGGTCATTCATGGCGACCGTCTGCCGTCTGCCCGACAGAGTGCCGAGGCTTCACTGGCGTACTGCCTGGCCTTCTGCCGCTGGCTCACTGGCAAGCCCATTCGGCCGCGTGAGATTCGTCTGCAAGGGCCGCCGCCTGCCGATCTTGCACCTTATCAGGAGGTATTCCAGGCGCCATTGACGTTCAATGCCGAGCAGCATGCGCTGATTTTTACCCGTGCCGATCTCGAGGCGCCATTGCCCAGCGCCAACGAGGCGCTGGCGCAACTGCATGACGGGTTCGCCGGCGATTACCTGGCACGCTTCTGCAGCAGCCGTGTCACCCGCCAGGCGCGACAGGTGCTGTGCCGCCTGCTGCCGCAGGGCGAGCCGCGCCGCGAGGTGGTGGCGCAAACCCTGCATCTGTCGCAACGCACTTTGCAGCGGCGCCTGCAGGAGGAGGGCACCAGCTATCAGCAGTTGCTGGACGATACCCGGCGAGAGCTGGCCGAGCAGTATCTCGGGCGGGCCGATCTGACTTTGCTGGAGGTCGCTTACCTGCTTGGCTTTGCCGATCCGAGCAACTTCTTCAGGGCGTTTCGTCGCTGGTTCGGCGCAACGCCTGGCGAGTACCGCAGCCGTCGCGGGCTTGGCGACTGA
- a CDS encoding adenylate/guanylate cyclase domain-containing protein — protein sequence MKPATPSRANGLPTPPLREYYSRVLAYIATAATIAAGTYVGYFSYDILWMVPYALLYPHLAHNLSRRFKHDHPAKTDLTLLFFDALHAGASCVLLGFSVVPSLMFLLTLCFSALVIGGLRYLGLSLLVAASGMALCAALVEIHPRTETPTLVALVSILFATLYICITAYFVNQQGIRLAQVRSEIKREQEKAARLARNLAKYLSPQVWESIFTGKKSVRLETQRKKLTVFFSDIKGFTELTEELEAEQLTDLLNTYLNEMSKIALKYGGTIDKFIGDSVMVFFGDPSSKGAKQDAVAAVSMAIAMRKHMKVLRQQWRAQGITKPLEIRMGLNTGYCTVGNFGADTRMDYTIIGREVNLASRLESAAESGEILISHEAYSLVKDVIMCRDKGQITVKGFTRPVQIYQVVDFRRDLGATSSYVEHELPGFSMYLDTNGIQNYDKERVIQALNQAAEKLRDKVIL from the coding sequence ATGAAGCCAGCCACCCCCAGTCGTGCCAACGGACTTCCTACGCCGCCACTGCGCGAATACTACTCGCGCGTACTGGCCTATATCGCCACGGCAGCCACTATCGCTGCCGGCACCTATGTCGGTTATTTCTCCTACGACATCCTGTGGATGGTGCCCTACGCCCTGCTTTACCCGCATCTGGCGCATAATCTCAGCCGCCGTTTCAAACATGACCACCCTGCAAAGACCGACCTCACCCTGCTCTTCTTCGACGCCCTGCATGCCGGCGCATCCTGCGTGCTGCTCGGTTTTTCCGTCGTCCCCAGCCTGATGTTTCTGCTGACCCTGTGCTTCAGTGCATTGGTCATTGGCGGCCTGCGCTACCTGGGTCTGTCGTTGCTGGTCGCAGCAAGCGGTATGGCGCTGTGCGCCGCGCTGGTGGAGATTCACCCCAGAACCGAGACACCGACGCTGGTGGCATTGGTCAGCATCCTCTTCGCCACACTCTACATCTGCATCACTGCCTACTTCGTTAACCAGCAGGGCATACGCCTGGCCCAGGTGCGCAGCGAAATCAAGCGCGAGCAGGAAAAGGCCGCGCGTCTGGCACGCAACCTGGCCAAGTACCTGTCACCGCAGGTCTGGGAATCGATCTTCACCGGCAAGAAGAGCGTGCGCCTGGAGACTCAGCGCAAGAAGCTCACGGTGTTCTTCTCCGACATCAAGGGTTTCACCGAGCTGACCGAAGAGCTGGAAGCCGAGCAACTCACCGACCTGCTCAACACCTACCTCAATGAAATGTCGAAGATCGCCCTGAAATATGGCGGCACCATCGACAAATTCATCGGCGACAGCGTCATGGTGTTCTTCGGTGACCCCAGCAGCAAAGGCGCCAAACAGGATGCCGTGGCGGCCGTTTCCATGGCCATCGCCATGCGCAAGCACATGAAGGTGCTGCGCCAGCAATGGCGTGCACAGGGCATCACCAAGCCGCTGGAGATCCGCATGGGGCTCAATACCGGCTACTGCACGGTGGGCAACTTCGGCGCTGACACGCGTATGGACTACACCATCATCGGCCGCGAAGTGAACCTGGCCAGCCGCCTGGAAAGCGCAGCCGAATCCGGCGAGATTCTCATCTCCCACGAAGCCTATTCGCTGGTCAAGGACGTGATCATGTGCCGCGACAAGGGCCAGATCACGGTCAAGGGCTTCACCCGCCCGGTGCAGATCTACCAGGTGGTGGATTTCCGTCGCGACCTGGGCGCCACCTCCAGCTACGTCGAACACGAGCTGCCCGGCTTCTCCATGTACCTGGACACCAATGGCATCCAGAACTACGACAAGGAACGGGTGATCCAGGCGCTCAACCAGGCCGCCGAAAAGCTGCGCGACAAGGTCATCCTTTAA
- the gltX gene encoding glutamate--tRNA ligase, translating to MTTVRTRIAPSPTGDPHVGTAYIALFNLCFARQHGGQFILRIEDTDQLRSTRESEQQIFDALRWLGIEWDEGPDVGGPHGPYRQSERGEIYKKYSDELVAKGHAFPCFCSAERLDEVRAQQMANKETPRYDGHCMHLEPAEAQRRIAAGESHVVRMKVPSEGVCVVPDMLRGDVEIPWDRMDMQVLMKADGLPTYFLANVVDDHLMGITHVLRGEEWLPSAPKLIKLYEYFGWEQPALCYMPLLRNPDKSKLSKRKNPTSITFYERMGYLPQAMLNYLGRMGWSMPDEREKFSLAEMIEHFDINRVSLGGPIFDLEKLSWLNGQWLRELPVETFAAEVQKWALNPEYLMKIAPHVQGRVETFSQIAPLAGFFFSGGLNLDAKLFEHKKLSADQVRQLMQLILWKLESLRQWEKERITGCIQAVVEHLELKLRDAMPLMFAAITGQASSVSVLDAMEILGPDLTRFRLRQALELLGGTSKKEAKEWEKLLASIA from the coding sequence ATGACCACCGTCCGTACCCGTATCGCGCCATCGCCCACTGGCGACCCCCACGTCGGCACTGCCTACATCGCGTTGTTCAACCTGTGTTTCGCGCGTCAGCACGGTGGCCAGTTCATCCTGCGCATCGAAGACACCGATCAGTTGCGTTCGACTCGCGAGTCCGAACAACAGATTTTCGATGCCCTGCGCTGGCTGGGGATCGAATGGGACGAAGGCCCGGACGTCGGCGGCCCGCATGGCCCGTACCGGCAGAGCGAGCGCGGCGAGATCTACAAGAAATACTCGGACGAACTGGTTGCCAAGGGGCATGCCTTCCCGTGCTTCTGCTCCGCCGAGCGCCTCGATGAAGTGCGTGCGCAGCAGATGGCCAACAAGGAAACCCCGCGTTACGACGGCCACTGCATGCATCTGGAGCCGGCCGAGGCGCAGCGCCGTATCGCCGCAGGTGAATCGCACGTGGTGCGCATGAAGGTGCCGAGCGAAGGCGTCTGCGTGGTGCCGGACATGCTGCGTGGCGATGTCGAGATCCCGTGGGACCGCATGGACATGCAGGTGCTGATGAAGGCCGATGGCCTGCCCACCTACTTCTTGGCCAACGTGGTCGACGACCATCTTATGGGTATTACCCACGTGCTGCGTGGCGAGGAGTGGCTGCCGTCGGCGCCCAAGCTGATCAAACTCTACGAATACTTTGGTTGGGAGCAGCCAGCGCTGTGCTACATGCCGCTGCTGCGTAACCCGGACAAGAGCAAGCTGTCCAAACGCAAGAACCCTACCAGCATCACCTTCTACGAGCGTATGGGTTACCTGCCGCAGGCCATGCTCAACTACCTGGGGCGCATGGGGTGGTCGATGCCGGACGAGCGCGAGAAGTTCTCCTTGGCCGAGATGATCGAGCACTTCGATATCAATCGCGTGTCGCTGGGCGGGCCGATCTTCGACCTGGAGAAACTGTCCTGGCTCAACGGACAATGGCTGCGTGAGCTGCCGGTGGAAACCTTCGCCGCCGAAGTGCAGAAGTGGGCGCTCAACCCCGAGTACCTGATGAAGATCGCGCCGCACGTGCAGGGCAGGGTGGAAACCTTCAGCCAGATCGCGCCGCTGGCCGGCTTCTTCTTCTCCGGTGGGCTGAATCTGGATGCCAAGCTGTTCGAGCACAAGAAGTTGTCGGCTGATCAGGTGCGTCAGCTGATGCAGCTGATCCTGTGGAAGCTCGAGTCGCTGCGTCAGTGGGAAAAGGAGCGTATCACCGGCTGCATCCAGGCGGTGGTCGAGCATCTGGAGCTGAAGCTGCGTGATGCCATGCCGCTGATGTTCGCCGCCATTACGGGCCAGGCCAGCTCGGTATCGGTACTCGATGCCATGGAAATCCTTGGTCCGGACCTGACTCGTTTCCGCCTGCGCCAGGCACTGGAGCTGCTCGGTGGCACCTCGAAGAAAGAGGCCAAAGAGTGGGAAAAGTTGCTGGCCAGCATCGCCTGA
- a CDS encoding Mpo1-like protein: MTTQTTERYQSFAEFYPYYLQEHSNPVCRRLHYAGSLLVLAILAYTLLSQQWLWLLAMPLAGYGFAWIGHFVFEKNRPATFQYPLYSLMGDWVMLKDAFTGRIRF; the protein is encoded by the coding sequence ATGACCACCCAGACCACCGAACGCTACCAGAGCTTCGCCGAGTTCTACCCCTACTACCTGCAGGAGCACAGCAACCCGGTGTGCCGTCGCCTGCACTATGCCGGCAGCCTGCTGGTGCTGGCGATCCTCGCCTATACCCTGCTCAGCCAGCAATGGCTGTGGCTGCTGGCCATGCCACTGGCCGGATACGGTTTCGCCTGGATCGGTCACTTCGTTTTCGAAAAAAACCGTCCAGCCACCTTCCAGTACCCGCTCTATAGCCTGATGGGCGACTGGGTGATGCTCAAGGATGCCTTTACCGGACGCATCCGCTTCTGA
- a CDS encoding TrkH family potassium uptake protein: MPLASLRILAFINGIFLVTLAVAMLVPVITLLIFEQPQGINAFLWSSMITALAGIAMIAQGRPQQTQLRPRDMYMLTVSSWVMVSIFAALPFIFAERASITDAYFESMSGITATGATVFSGLDDMSPGTLIWRSLLHWLGGIGFIGMAVAILPILRIGGMRLFQTESSDRSEKVMPRSHMVAKYMVLAYVGLSTLAVLAFWWAGMGLFDAINHAMSAIATGGFSTSDASLGKWQQPAIHWVAIVVMVLGSLPFVLYVSTLRGNYRALLRDAQVRGFLYLLVGSWLTLAIWKWLTTDLYWLDALRLVAVNITSIMTTTGFAVGDYHLWGPFASMMFFYLGFVGGCSGSTAGGLKIFRFQVAYILLRANLRQLIHPRAVIKQQYNRHRLDEDIVRSILAFAFFYTITIATLALAVAMCGVDWITALTGAAAMVSGVGPGMGEMVGPAGNYATIPDTAKWLLSLGMLLGRLEILTVLVLLFPAFWRH, encoded by the coding sequence ATGCCTCTAGCCAGCCTGCGCATCCTTGCCTTCATCAACGGCATCTTCCTCGTCACCCTGGCAGTGGCCATGCTGGTGCCGGTGATCACCCTGCTGATCTTCGAGCAGCCACAAGGCATCAACGCCTTTCTCTGGTCGAGCATGATCACTGCGCTTGCCGGCATCGCCATGATCGCCCAGGGCAGGCCACAGCAAACACAGCTGCGTCCGCGCGACATGTACATGTTGACGGTATCGAGCTGGGTCATGGTGTCGATCTTCGCCGCCTTACCGTTCATTTTCGCCGAACGGGCGAGCATCACCGACGCCTACTTCGAGAGCATGTCAGGCATTACCGCCACTGGCGCGACGGTGTTCAGCGGCCTCGACGACATGTCGCCCGGCACGCTGATCTGGCGCTCGCTGCTGCACTGGCTGGGCGGCATCGGCTTTATCGGCATGGCCGTGGCGATTCTGCCGATCCTGCGCATCGGCGGCATGCGCCTGTTCCAGACCGAGTCGTCGGATCGCTCGGAAAAGGTCATGCCACGCTCGCACATGGTCGCCAAGTACATGGTGCTGGCCTATGTCGGCCTCAGTACCCTGGCAGTGCTGGCCTTCTGGTGGGCCGGCATGGGTCTATTCGACGCGATCAACCATGCCATGTCAGCCATCGCCACCGGCGGCTTCTCCACCTCGGATGCCTCGCTGGGCAAATGGCAGCAGCCGGCGATTCACTGGGTCGCCATCGTGGTAATGGTGCTCGGCAGCCTGCCGTTCGTGCTCTACGTCAGCACCCTGCGCGGCAACTACCGCGCCCTGTTGCGCGACGCGCAGGTACGCGGCTTCCTCTATCTGCTGGTAGGCAGCTGGCTCACCCTGGCCATCTGGAAATGGCTCACCACCGACCTGTACTGGCTCGATGCACTGCGCCTGGTGGCCGTGAACATCACCTCGATCATGACCACCACCGGGTTCGCCGTGGGCGATTACCACCTGTGGGGGCCGTTCGCCAGCATGATGTTCTTTTATCTGGGTTTCGTCGGCGGTTGCTCCGGCTCCACAGCCGGTGGCCTGAAGATTTTCCGCTTCCAGGTCGCCTATATCCTGCTCAGGGCCAACCTCAGACAGCTCATCCATCCACGCGCGGTGATCAAGCAGCAATACAACCGCCACCGCCTGGATGAAGACATCGTTCGCTCGATTCTTGCCTTCGCCTTCTTCTACACCATCACCATCGCCACCCTGGCCCTGGCGGTCGCCATGTGCGGGGTGGACTGGATCACCGCCCTGACCGGGGCGGCAGCCATGGTATCCGGTGTCGGCCCCGGCATGGGCGAGATGGTCGGTCCGGCCGGCAATTACGCCACCATCCCCGATACGGCCAAGTGGCTGTTGAGCCTGGGCATGCTGCTCGGGCGCCTGGAAATCCTTACCGTACTGGTGTTGTTGTTCCCGGCCTTCTGGCGCCACTGA